A window of Primulina tabacum isolate GXHZ01 chromosome 4, ASM2559414v2, whole genome shotgun sequence contains these coding sequences:
- the LOC142542152 gene encoding homeobox protein knotted-1-like 6, which produces MDEIYGIHSTSTDHDYADKALMSPENLIIPAEYQQYYYPSFVYSADQRHRIPVFGSEGLGFQSSVPSESASINFQNQREGDDENEQADSRVLKARIASHPSYPKLLDAYIDCQKVGAPPEIARLLDEIRREKDLYRQDTVATCIGIDPELDEFMETYCDILMKYKSDLSKPFEEATSFLNNIETQLCNLSIDDGGLSSEEDLSGGETETQDAPMKGEDRELKDRLLQRYGSHISSLQKEFSKKKKKGKLPKEARQMLLEWWNVHSKWPYPTEADKISLAESTGLDQKQINNWFINQRKRHWKPSENMQLAIMENLSGHFYAGN; this is translated from the exons ATGGATGAAATATATGGAATTCATTCGACAAGTACCGATCATGACTACGCAGACAAGGCTTTAATGTCTCCCGAGAATCTTATAATTCCAGCTGAATACCAGCAATATTACTACCCTTCTTTTGTCTACTCCGCCGACCAGCGCCACCGGATTCCGGTGTTTGGATCGGAAGGATTGGGATTTCAGAGTTCGGTGCCATCGGAATCAGCTTCCATTAATTTTCAGAATCAAAGAGAAGGGGATGATGAAAATGAACAGGCTGATTCCAGGGTGCTTAAGGCCAGAATCGCTTCACATCCTTCCTACCCAAAATTACTCGACGCCTATATTGACTGCCAGAAG GTTGGAGCTCCTCCAGAGATAGCTCGTTTGCTGGACGAAATCCGGCGAGAGAAGGATTTATATAGACAAGATACAGTCGCAACGTGCATAGGAATCGATCCTGAACTCGATGAGTTTATG GAAACATATTGCGACATACTGATGAAGTACAAGTCGGATCTGTCAAAGCCATTCGAAGAAGCTACATCTTTTCTAAACAATATCGAAACCCAACTCTGCAATTTAAGCATAG ATGACGGGGGTCTATCATCGGAAGAGGATTTAAGCGGAGGCGAGACAGAGACTCAGGACGCCCCCATGAAGGGAGAAGATCGTGAGCTGAAGGACAGGCTTTTGCAGAGGTATGGTAGCCATATTAGTAGTCTACAGAAAGAGTTTTctaagaagaagaagaaaggaaAACTACCAAAGGAGGCTAGGCAAATGTTACTCGAGTGGTGGAATGTGCACTCCAAATGGCCATATCCAACG GAAGCGGATAAGATATCTTTGGCGGAATCGACAGGATTAGATCAGAAGCAAATCAACAATTGGTTCATAAATCAAAGGAAACGCCATTGGAAACCATCCGAGAACATGCAGTTGGCCATAATGGAGAATCTCTCTGGTCATTTTTACGCTGGAAATTGA
- the LOC142542153 gene encoding ATP-citrate synthase alpha chain protein 2 isoform X2 — translation MDVPIGGGSVCVEVTEFTDFNELVNKEPWLSSTKLVVKPDMLFGKRGKSGLVALNLDVAGVAVFVKEKIGKEVEMGRCKGPITTFIVEPFVPHNEEFYVNIVSERLGCSVSFSECGGIEIEENWDKVKTIFVPTGTSFTSESCAPLVATLPLEIKGVIEDFIKVVYALFLDLDFTFLEMNPFTLVDGKPYPLDMRGELDDTAAFKNFKKWGNIEFPMPFGRVMSPTESFIHGLDEKTSASLKFTVLNPKGRIWTMVAGGGASVIYADTVGDLGFASELGNYAEYSGAPNEEEVLQYARVVIDCATADPDGQKRALVIGGGIANFTDVAATFNGIIRALKEKESKLKAARMSLYVRRGGPNYQKGLARMRTLGEEIGIPIEVYGPEATMTGICKQAIECITAAA, via the exons ATGGACGTTCCGATTGGTGGTGGTTCAGTCTGCGTTGAG GTCACCGAATTTACTGATTTCAATGAACTGGTAAACAAGGAGCCATGGCTCTCATCAACAAAACTGGTTGTCAAACCAGATATGTTATTCGGGAAGCGTGGCAAAAGTGGTCTTGTCGCATTGAACCTGGATGTGGCTGGAGTTGCTGTTTTTGTAAAAGAAAAGATTGGGAAAGAG GTAGAGATGGGAAGATGCAAAGGGCCAATTACAACATTCATTGTAGAACCGTTTGTTCCTCATAATGAGGAATTTTATGTGAATATAGTCTCCGAAAGGCTGGGTTGTAGTGTAAGCTTCTCTGAGTGTGGAGGAATTGAAATTGAAGAGAACTGGGACAAG GTGAAGACTATATTTGTTCCAACGGGCACGTCTTTCACATCAGAGTCATGTGCTCCACTTGTGGCAACTCTTCCCTTGGAG ATTAAAGGTGTGATTGAGGATTTCATCAAAGTGGTCTATGCTTTATTTTTAG ATTTGGACTTCACTTTTCTTGAGATGAATCCTTTTACCTTGGTTGATGGAAAGCCTTATCCTTTGGATATGAGAGGGGAGCTTGATGATACAGCTGCTTTCAAGAACTTTAAAAA ATGGGGAAATATTGAATTTCCAATGCCGTTTGGAAGAGTTATGAGCCCTACAGAAAGCTTTATTCATGGACTTGATGAAAAG ACTAGTGCATCTCTGAAGTTCACTGTCTTGAACCCGAAAGGACGAATCTGGACTATGGTTGCTGGAGGAGGCGCTAGTGTTATCTATGCAGATACT GTTGGTGATCTTGGCTTCGCCTCTGAGCTCGGGAATTATGCAGAATACAGTGGTGCTCCCAATGAAGAGGAAGTCTTGCAGTATGCCAGAGTTGTAATTGAT TGTGCAACTGCCGATCCTGATGGTCAGAAACGAGCCCTTGTGATAGGCGGTGGGATCGCCAATTTCACTGATGTCGCTGCCACGTTTAACGGCATCATTCGAGCTCTGAAAGAAAAG GAATCAAAACTTAAGGCGGCAAGGATGAGTCTGTATGTTCGAAGGGGTGGTCCGAATTACCAGAAAGGTCTTGCCAGGATGAGAACTCTCGGAGAAGAAATCGGCATTCCTATAGAGGTCTATGGACCTGAGGCAACCATGACCGGTATATGCAAACAGGCCATTGAATGTATCACTGCAGCTGCCTGA
- the LOC142542153 gene encoding ATP-citrate synthase alpha chain protein 2 isoform X1, with the protein MARKKIREYDSKRLLKEHFKRISGSDLDIKSAQVTEFTDFNELVNKEPWLSSTKLVVKPDMLFGKRGKSGLVALNLDVAGVAVFVKEKIGKEVEMGRCKGPITTFIVEPFVPHNEEFYVNIVSERLGCSVSFSECGGIEIEENWDKVKTIFVPTGTSFTSESCAPLVATLPLEIKGVIEDFIKVVYALFLDLDFTFLEMNPFTLVDGKPYPLDMRGELDDTAAFKNFKKWGNIEFPMPFGRVMSPTESFIHGLDEKTSASLKFTVLNPKGRIWTMVAGGGASVIYADTVGDLGFASELGNYAEYSGAPNEEEVLQYARVVIDCATADPDGQKRALVIGGGIANFTDVAATFNGIIRALKEKESKLKAARMSLYVRRGGPNYQKGLARMRTLGEEIGIPIEVYGPEATMTGICKQAIECITAAA; encoded by the exons ATGGCAAGAAAGAAGATTAGAGAGTATGATTCCAAGAGGCTGTTGAAAGAACATTTCAAGAGGATTTCTGGGTCTGATTTGGACATCAAATCTGCTCAA GTCACCGAATTTACTGATTTCAATGAACTGGTAAACAAGGAGCCATGGCTCTCATCAACAAAACTGGTTGTCAAACCAGATATGTTATTCGGGAAGCGTGGCAAAAGTGGTCTTGTCGCATTGAACCTGGATGTGGCTGGAGTTGCTGTTTTTGTAAAAGAAAAGATTGGGAAAGAG GTAGAGATGGGAAGATGCAAAGGGCCAATTACAACATTCATTGTAGAACCGTTTGTTCCTCATAATGAGGAATTTTATGTGAATATAGTCTCCGAAAGGCTGGGTTGTAGTGTAAGCTTCTCTGAGTGTGGAGGAATTGAAATTGAAGAGAACTGGGACAAG GTGAAGACTATATTTGTTCCAACGGGCACGTCTTTCACATCAGAGTCATGTGCTCCACTTGTGGCAACTCTTCCCTTGGAG ATTAAAGGTGTGATTGAGGATTTCATCAAAGTGGTCTATGCTTTATTTTTAG ATTTGGACTTCACTTTTCTTGAGATGAATCCTTTTACCTTGGTTGATGGAAAGCCTTATCCTTTGGATATGAGAGGGGAGCTTGATGATACAGCTGCTTTCAAGAACTTTAAAAA ATGGGGAAATATTGAATTTCCAATGCCGTTTGGAAGAGTTATGAGCCCTACAGAAAGCTTTATTCATGGACTTGATGAAAAG ACTAGTGCATCTCTGAAGTTCACTGTCTTGAACCCGAAAGGACGAATCTGGACTATGGTTGCTGGAGGAGGCGCTAGTGTTATCTATGCAGATACT GTTGGTGATCTTGGCTTCGCCTCTGAGCTCGGGAATTATGCAGAATACAGTGGTGCTCCCAATGAAGAGGAAGTCTTGCAGTATGCCAGAGTTGTAATTGAT TGTGCAACTGCCGATCCTGATGGTCAGAAACGAGCCCTTGTGATAGGCGGTGGGATCGCCAATTTCACTGATGTCGCTGCCACGTTTAACGGCATCATTCGAGCTCTGAAAGAAAAG GAATCAAAACTTAAGGCGGCAAGGATGAGTCTGTATGTTCGAAGGGGTGGTCCGAATTACCAGAAAGGTCTTGCCAGGATGAGAACTCTCGGAGAAGAAATCGGCATTCCTATAGAGGTCTATGGACCTGAGGCAACCATGACCGGTATATGCAAACAGGCCATTGAATGTATCACTGCAGCTGCCTGA
- the LOC142542155 gene encoding uncharacterized protein LOC142542155, translating into MTPDTTAPSYWLNWRFLLCATWILIAMVCSALLIWRYEGTKNSKNRTSGETQEAAGCLYKGEAWGMCLKTIHPIWLLGYRIVAFCSMLALILADSFINSAHIFYFYTEWTFTLVTIYFGLASLLSLHGCLHYCHKVDHDKNCCVDSEERGSYIVPKLGEYADVPSMTISLNQHDEDRCQSASTWEYTLQIIFQMCAGAVALTDSVFWLVLYPFFTAKNFRLSFLVFCMHSVNAVFLLGETILNSLRFPFFRMAYFLLWTCVFVFFQWTIHAFVPMRWPYPFLELSSPYAPIWYLSVGLLHLPCFGIFTLIFKIKSCCLSR; encoded by the exons ATGACACCGGACACGACAGCCCCAAGCTATTGGTTGAACTGGAGGTTTTTACTCTGTGCAACATGGATCCTAATTGCTATGGTGTGTTCTGCACTTTTGATATGGAGATATGAAGGCACTAAAAATTCGAAAAACAGAACAAGTGGTGAGACACAGGAAGCAGCCGGATGTTTGTACAAGGGTGAAGCTTGGGGAATGTGTTTGAAAACGATCCATCCCATTTGGCTACTTGGCTACCGAATTGTTGCTTTCTGCTCAATGCTTGCATTAATTCTTGCCGATTCCTTCATCAACAGTGCTCACATATTTTACTTTTATACTGA GTGGACTTTTACTCTAGTCACCATCTATTTTGGG TTAGCATCATTACTCTCCCTTCATGGATGTCTCCATTACTGCCACAAAGTCGACCACGATAAAAATTGCTGTGTTGATTCAGAGGAGCGAGGCTCCTATATAGTACCAAAGCTTGGAGAATATGCAGATGTGCCCAGCATGACCATAAGTTTGAATCAGCACGACGAAGATCGTTGCCAAAGTGCATCTACTTGGGAATACACCTTACAAATAATTTTTCAG ATGTGTGCTGGGGCTGTCGCACTAACAGATTCTGTCTTCTGGCTCGTACTTTACCCATTTTTTACTGCCAAAAATTTCAGATTAAGTTTT CTGGTTTTTTGTATGCATTCTGTCAACGCTGTTTTCCTCCTTGGTGAAACAATTTTAAACAGCCTG CGGTTCCCCTTCTTCCGAATGGCATATTTCCTTCTATGGACATGTGTATTCGTTTTTTTCCAGTGGACTATCCATGCGTTTGTTCCCATGAG GTGGCCTTATCCTTTTCTTGAATTGTCATCTCCATATGCTCCCATATG GTACTTGTCTGTGGGGCTGTTACATCTTCCTTGTTTTGGGATTTTTACTCTTATATTTAAGATAAAAAGCTGCTGCTTATCGAGATAA